In Prosthecomicrobium sp. N25, one DNA window encodes the following:
- the rplT gene encoding 50S ribosomal protein L20: MARVKRGVTAHAKHKKVLKAAKGYYGRRKNTIRTAKAAVDRSMQYATRDRRIKKRNFRALWIQRINAAVRDIDWNLNYSRFIDGLNKAGVEVDRKMLSDLAIHEPDAFKALVAKAQAALA, encoded by the coding sequence ATGGCTCGTGTGAAGCGCGGTGTGACCGCCCACGCCAAGCACAAGAAGGTGCTGAAGGCCGCCAAGGGCTACTATGGCCGCCGCAAGAACACCATCCGGACGGCGAAGGCCGCCGTCGACCGCTCGATGCAGTACGCCACCCGCGACCGCCGGATAAAGAAGCGGAACTTCCGCGCCCTCTGGATCCAGCGGATCAACGCCGCCGTGCGCGACATCGACTGGAACCTGAACTACAGCCGATTTATCGACGGCCTGAACAAGGCCGGCGTCGAGGTCGACCGCAAGATGCTGTCGGACCTCGCCATCCACGAGCCGGACGCGTTCAAGGCCCTCGTCGCCAAGGCTCAGGCCGCCCTGGCCTGA
- the rpmI gene encoding 50S ribosomal protein L35, whose amino-acid sequence MPKMKTKSGAKKRFKLTATRKVKVQQAGKRHGMIKRTAKFVRNARGTTVLAEPDARIIRKFMPYA is encoded by the coding sequence ATGCCCAAGATGAAGACCAAGAGCGGCGCGAAGAAGCGCTTCAAGCTCACGGCCACCCGCAAGGTCAAGGTCCAGCAGGCCGGCAAGCGCCACGGCATGATCAAGCGCACGGCGAAGTTCGTGCGCAATGCCCGCGGCACCACCGTGCTCGCCGAGCCCGACGCGCGGATCATCCGCAAGTTCATGCCCTACGCGTGA
- a CDS encoding Lrp/AsnC family transcriptional regulator, with the protein MPDRKIGSAAARQKPARPARAPAEEAPDGLGRQDRIILRALQADARLTTAELAEKAAMSTSPCWRKVKRLEEEGYITGYHATVDPKKLGYGVQAYVLVGTDTTAEDQTNAFEEAVRAMPEVLFCTGVSGSDDYILHVVARDLDDFYESVFNRIRRLPLVRRTQTMFAMKSVKASLAVPIP; encoded by the coding sequence ATGCCAGACCGCAAGATCGGCAGCGCCGCCGCCCGGCAGAAGCCGGCGAGGCCGGCCCGCGCCCCGGCCGAGGAGGCCCCGGACGGCCTCGGCCGGCAGGACCGCATCATCCTGCGCGCCCTGCAGGCCGATGCCCGGCTGACCACCGCCGAACTGGCCGAGAAGGCCGCCATGTCCACCTCTCCCTGCTGGCGCAAGGTGAAGCGCCTGGAGGAGGAGGGCTACATTACAGGCTACCACGCCACCGTCGACCCCAAGAAGCTCGGCTACGGCGTCCAGGCCTACGTGCTCGTCGGCACCGACACCACGGCCGAGGACCAGACCAACGCCTTCGAGGAGGCCGTCCGGGCCATGCCCGAGGTGCTCTTCTGCACGGGCGTGTCCGGCAGCGACGACTATATCCTCCATGTCGTCGCCCGCGACCTCGACGACTTCTACGAGAGCGTCTTCAACCGCATCCGCCGCCTGCCGCTCGTCCGCCGCACCCAGACCATGTTCGCCATGAAGTCGGTGAAGGCCTCCCTGGCCGTGCCGATCCCCTGA
- a CDS encoding alpha/beta hydrolase has product MAVDPHWEREFNPRLSVPDAPALYADWPVRAAGTRARRPPETVAYGTHPREAIDIFRAPDARGALLFFHGGYWRAFSKEDFSWVADGFVDQGLTVAVAGYPLCPDVTLARLCESARAAAEALWRDHLSPSERARFVVSGHSAGGYLTALMLATDWTARGLPVSPFAAALSVSGVFDLTHFVETSMNEVVGLSPSDAAALSLTTSAVRAPCRLVLAVGAEESAEFHRQSEGLARAWADLAPEVVDLAGRNHFTILEDLVSPGGPLNRRVTAAP; this is encoded by the coding sequence GTGGCCGTCGATCCGCATTGGGAACGCGAGTTCAATCCCCGCCTGTCCGTCCCCGACGCCCCCGCCCTCTACGCCGACTGGCCGGTCCGCGCCGCCGGCACCCGCGCGCGGCGCCCTCCGGAGACCGTGGCGTATGGCACCCACCCGCGCGAGGCGATCGACATCTTTCGCGCCCCGGACGCCCGCGGCGCCCTCCTCTTCTTCCACGGCGGCTACTGGCGGGCCTTCTCCAAGGAGGACTTCTCCTGGGTCGCCGACGGCTTCGTCGACCAGGGCCTGACGGTTGCGGTCGCCGGCTACCCGCTCTGCCCGGACGTGACCCTCGCCCGCCTTTGCGAGTCGGCGCGCGCCGCCGCCGAGGCGCTCTGGCGCGACCACCTGTCCCCCTCCGAGCGCGCGCGCTTCGTCGTCAGTGGCCATTCGGCGGGCGGCTACCTGACCGCCCTGATGCTCGCCACCGACTGGACCGCCCGCGGCCTGCCCGTGAGCCCCTTCGCGGCCGCGCTTTCGGTCTCCGGCGTCTTCGACCTCACCCACTTCGTCGAGACCAGCATGAACGAGGTCGTCGGCCTGTCCCCGTCCGATGCCGCGGCCCTGAGCCTGACGACGTCGGCGGTGCGGGCCCCGTGCCGCCTCGTCCTCGCCGTCGGGGCCGAGGAATCGGCCGAGTTCCACCGCCAGAGCGAGGGCCTGGCGAGGGCCTGGGCGGACCTCGCGCCGGAGGTCGTCGACCTCGCCGGTCGCAATCACTTCACGATCCTGGAGGATCTCGTTTCGCCCGGGGGGCCGCTCAATCGTCGCGTGACGGCCGCCCCCTGA
- a CDS encoding metallophosphoesterase family protein, with protein sequence MAYPPAPAGRVLYAIGDVHGRSDALDLAFARLDADRATLEGEEPIEIYVGDYIDRGPDSRGVVERLIRRAETVDCVFLRGNHEATLIEALGEDALFGDWLDMGAVPTILSYGVEPWMVQAGSQNAADLARAFKALLPQSHFRFLGATHSWARFGSYVFVHAGLKPGVPLEAQRPDDLFWIRSEFLKSNHDFGHIVVHGHTPVNAVDFRANRINIDTGAYATNRLTVLRIDEAGPRVLD encoded by the coding sequence GTGGCCTACCCGCCGGCGCCGGCGGGGCGCGTCCTCTACGCCATCGGAGACGTGCACGGCCGCTCGGACGCGCTCGACTTGGCCTTCGCACGGCTCGACGCGGACCGGGCGACGCTCGAGGGCGAGGAGCCGATCGAGATCTACGTGGGCGACTACATCGACCGCGGGCCGGACTCACGGGGCGTCGTCGAGCGCCTGATCCGACGGGCCGAGACGGTCGATTGCGTGTTCCTCAGGGGCAATCACGAGGCCACCCTCATCGAGGCCCTCGGGGAGGACGCTCTCTTCGGCGACTGGCTCGACATGGGCGCGGTGCCGACCATCCTGTCCTACGGGGTCGAGCCGTGGATGGTGCAGGCCGGCAGCCAGAACGCGGCCGACCTGGCGCGCGCCTTCAAGGCGCTCTTGCCGCAGTCGCACTTCCGCTTCCTCGGCGCGACGCATTCCTGGGCGCGCTTCGGGTCCTACGTGTTCGTCCATGCGGGACTGAAGCCCGGCGTCCCGCTGGAGGCCCAGCGGCCCGACGACCTGTTCTGGATCCGCAGCGAGTTCCTGAAGTCAAACCACGACTTCGGCCATATCGTCGTGCACGGGCATACGCCGGTGAACGCGGTCGACTTCCGGGCCAACCGCATCAACATCGACACCGGCGCCTACGCGACGAACCGGCTCACCGTGCTCCGGATCGACGAGGCCGGGCCCCGGGTGCTCGACTGA
- a CDS encoding exopolysaccharide biosynthesis polyprenyl glycosylphosphotransferase, translated as MVHTDWNDEQDSMWAHGPALRSPRIGHARELLQLCLVLLDAALIVGTGMLAQRLAPAGAGVEDGLTRVSVLAAILFAGLMGLRGAYGSDRVGVVREQLLLVATSWLAVAAILVASAFLFRVEGAYRTPGTALFLAQSGMLLAFGHGFLASQLSRRFKARRASLQSVVVILLGHPGEYGAIRDRLAERGVAILASHIMAPGSRGFARDCLVALQTVRSVLAGRRCDSVLVFGRWREERAIDELVNALSPLPVPVILMADPAINRVLGRRQVRYGAITGYEIRRAPLTMTDRLVKRGFDAVVAGGILVMISPLLAAVALAILVETGRPILFAQDRRGFGGKPFRILKFRSMTVTENGPAIAQAQKGDKRVTPLGAVLRKTSLDELPQLINVLKGEMSIVGPRPHALAHDDQYDDVIATYAYRQHVKPGITGWAQVNGHRGETREIADMEARVEHDLWYINNWSPWLDVKILGLTALKVWRDDKAY; from the coding sequence ATGGTTCACACCGATTGGAACGACGAGCAGGACTCGATGTGGGCCCACGGCCCCGCCCTGCGCTCCCCGAGGATCGGGCACGCCCGGGAACTCCTCCAGCTCTGCCTCGTCCTCCTCGATGCCGCGCTGATCGTCGGCACCGGCATGCTCGCCCAGCGGCTGGCTCCCGCCGGGGCCGGCGTGGAGGACGGGCTCACCCGTGTTTCCGTTCTGGCCGCGATCCTGTTCGCCGGCCTGATGGGGCTGCGGGGCGCCTACGGCAGCGATCGGGTCGGGGTCGTCAGGGAGCAGCTCCTTCTGGTTGCGACGAGCTGGCTGGCGGTGGCCGCCATCCTGGTCGCCTCGGCCTTCCTGTTCCGGGTCGAGGGGGCATACCGGACGCCGGGGACCGCGCTGTTCCTGGCGCAGTCCGGCATGCTGCTGGCGTTCGGCCACGGGTTCCTCGCCTCCCAGCTCTCCCGGCGCTTCAAGGCCCGCAGGGCTTCGCTCCAGTCGGTCGTCGTGATTCTGCTCGGCCATCCCGGCGAGTACGGCGCGATTCGCGACCGCCTGGCCGAGCGCGGCGTCGCCATCCTGGCGAGCCACATCATGGCGCCGGGCTCGCGCGGCTTCGCGCGGGACTGCCTGGTCGCGCTGCAGACCGTCAGGTCCGTGCTCGCCGGACGGCGCTGCGATTCGGTGCTGGTCTTCGGGCGCTGGCGCGAGGAACGGGCGATCGACGAACTGGTCAATGCGCTGTCCCCCCTGCCCGTGCCGGTCATCCTGATGGCCGACCCGGCGATCAACCGGGTGCTCGGCCGGCGGCAGGTCCGCTACGGGGCGATCACCGGCTACGAGATCCGGCGGGCACCGCTCACCATGACGGACCGGCTGGTCAAGCGGGGCTTCGACGCGGTCGTGGCCGGCGGCATCCTGGTCATGATCTCGCCGCTGCTGGCCGCCGTGGCGCTCGCCATCCTGGTCGAGACCGGCCGGCCCATCCTGTTCGCACAGGACCGGCGCGGCTTCGGCGGCAAGCCGTTCCGGATCCTCAAGTTCCGCAGCATGACGGTGACCGAGAACGGGCCCGCCATCGCGCAGGCGCAGAAGGGCGACAAGCGGGTGACGCCGCTCGGGGCCGTGCTGCGCAAGACGAGCCTCGACGAGCTGCCGCAGCTCATCAACGTGCTGAAGGGCGAGATGTCGATCGTCGGCCCGCGCCCGCACGCCCTCGCGCACGACGACCAGTATGACGACGTGATCGCCACCTACGCGTACCGCCAGCACGTCAAGCCGGGCATCACCGGCTGGGCACAGGTCAACGGCCATCGCGGCGAGACGCGGGAGATCGCCGACATGGAGGCGCGCGTCGAGCACGATCTCTGGTACATCAACAACTGGTCCCCCTGGCTCGACGTGAAGATCCTCGGCCTTACCGCGCTGAAGGTGTGGCGCGACGACAAGGCCTATTGA
- a CDS encoding ABC transporter substrate-binding protein, translating into MPVRGLLAAAALAAFALSGPAAAQTKIGLGISGWTGFAPLTLADKAGIFAKNGLDVSIKKIPQKDRHLAIASGDIQCAATTVETWVVWNAAGIATKQIFQLDKSYGADGMVVRNDLKSIADLKGKTVAASAPGTAPYFTLAWFLRKNGLSVKDVNVVNMEPGPAAQAFIAGQNDAAMTYEPYLSSVRDKPEAGKIIATTLDYPMIMDTVGCTPKFLEENPKAAKALADSYFEALDMIAKEQAKAYEIMGADVKQTGDQFGASAKYLRWQDKAANQKFFADEIFRFSEEAAAVLLEVGIIKSKPDIKTLVDDRFIK; encoded by the coding sequence ATGCCTGTTCGTGGTCTTCTTGCCGCCGCGGCTCTCGCCGCATTCGCCCTGTCGGGTCCCGCCGCGGCCCAGACGAAGATCGGCCTCGGGATCTCCGGCTGGACCGGGTTCGCCCCGCTGACCCTTGCCGACAAGGCCGGAATCTTCGCCAAGAACGGCCTCGACGTGTCCATCAAGAAGATCCCGCAGAAGGACCGCCACCTCGCCATCGCGTCGGGCGACATCCAGTGCGCCGCCACGACGGTCGAGACCTGGGTCGTATGGAACGCCGCCGGCATCGCCACCAAGCAGATCTTCCAACTGGACAAATCCTACGGCGCCGACGGCATGGTGGTCCGCAACGACCTCAAGTCGATCGCCGACCTCAAGGGCAAGACCGTGGCGGCCTCCGCCCCCGGCACCGCACCCTACTTCACGCTCGCCTGGTTCCTGCGCAAGAACGGCCTCTCGGTGAAGGACGTCAACGTCGTCAACATGGAGCCGGGCCCCGCCGCCCAGGCCTTCATAGCCGGCCAGAACGACGCGGCGATGACATACGAGCCCTATCTCTCCTCCGTCCGCGACAAGCCGGAAGCCGGCAAGATCATCGCCACCACCCTCGACTATCCGATGATCATGGACACGGTCGGCTGCACGCCGAAGTTCCTGGAGGAGAACCCGAAAGCCGCCAAGGCCCTCGCCGACAGCTACTTCGAGGCGCTCGACATGATCGCCAAGGAGCAGGCCAAGGCCTACGAGATTATGGGCGCCGACGTGAAGCAGACCGGCGACCAGTTCGGCGCCTCCGCCAAGTACCTGCGCTGGCAGGACAAGGCGGCCAACCAGAAATTCTTCGCCGACGAGATCTTCCGCTTCTCCGAGGAGGCGGCCGCCGTCCTCCTGGAGGTCGGCATCATCAAGTCGAAGCCGGACATCAAGACGCTGGTGGACGACCGCTTCATCAAGTGA